AGCCTTGGCCACACAGCGTAGTAAAGAAAAATCAGCTTATTTTCTGTCATTAAATGGCAACTGGAAGTTCAACTGGGTAAAAGACCCCCGACAGCGTCCGCTCAATTTTTTTAAAAATGATTTTAACGATAGTAAATGGGACAATTTTAAAGTCCCTGCAAATTGGGAGCTTCATGGTTATGGTACGCCTATTTACATTAATACTTCCTATGAATTTACCGGACACGCAAAAAAAGGCGCTCAATTAAATCCACCTTATGATATCCCGGTAGACAATAATCCAGTTGGCTCTTATCGTAAAAAAGTGGTAATCCCTGAAAGCTGGGATGGCCGTCAGGTTTTTATTCATTTGGGAGCAGTAAAATCTGCGTTTTTTATTTGGGTAAATGGGCAGAAGGTAGGCTATAGTGAAGACAGTAAACTTGAAGCGGAGTTTGACTTGACTAAATATCTAAAAAAAGGAGAAAACCTAATTGCCTTGCAAGTATACCGCTGGAGCGATGGGAGTTATTTAGAATGTCAGGATATGTGGCGCATTTCTGGAATAGAGCGTGATGTATATTTGTATGCAACACCAAAGCTGGATCTTAGGGATTTTAAAGCAATAGCCACACTAGACAAATCCTATAAAAATGGATTACTCGACATACAAGCGGAAATTGCCAATTATAAAGTCGATCAATCCGGCTTTCATAGTATTCCAGATACCTTTTCAGTAGAGATGGAACTGCTTAATGCCGAAGGTCAGCAGGTAATGTTTCAAAAAACCAAAACCGTTCACAGCGTTCTGGGGAACTACAATACCAAAGTTCATTTTAAAGGAGCAGTTGCAGATGTAAAAACCTGGTCGGCAGAAACGCCATACCGCTATACTTTATTCCTTACATTAAAAGATAAATCAGGTAAACTTTTACAGGTTGTTCCGCAGCAGTTGGGTTTTAGATCTGTGGAAATAAAAGACCGGAACTTTTTGGTGAATGGTAAACGAATTTTTCTAAAAGGCGTAAACAGGCACGAACATCATCCAAAAAATGGGCATGTGTTAGCTAAAGAGGATATGCTTAAGGATGTGGAGATGATGAAAAAACTGAACATCAATGCAGTTCGTCAATCACATTACCCGCCTGATCCTTACTGGCTTGAACTCTGCGACCAATACGGCTTATACGTTGTTGACGAAGCAAACATTGAATCACACGGCCGGGGATATGAAATTCCTTATACCCTTGGGAATGATAAAAATTGGCTCCATGCACATATGGAGCGCATTACCAGAATGTACGAGCGCGATAAAAACTACACCAGCATCATTACCTGGTCGCTGGGAAACGAAGCTGGAAATGGCGTAAATTTCTATGAAGGGTATGAATGGATGAAAAAACATGACTTGCGCCCTGTTCAATATGAACGTGCCGAATCTGATTTTAACACCGATTTGATGGTACCCCAATACCCAGCGCCTTCTTCTATGATTGCCTACTCAAAAGGAAATCCCGATAAAGTGATGATCATGAGTGAATATGCCCACATTATGGGGAATGGTCTTGGTAACTTTAAAGAATACTGGGATGCGATCCGTAAGTACCCTTATTTGCAGGGCGGTTTTATTTGGGAATGGGTAGATCAATCCATTGACACGGTGAAGAATGGTAAAAGGATATTAGCTTACGGTGGTGATTTTCCTTTGGAAGGTCCTGCTGACAATAACTTTAGTGATAACAATTTTTGTGTTAAAGGCGTAGTAACTGCCTATCGGGAGCTTACTCCAATGGCTATAGAAGTAAAGAAAGTTTTGCAGCCTGTCCAGTCCGTCTTAAAAAAGGGCTACCTGCTTGAAGTAAAAAACGAATACTTTTTTAGAAACCTGGATAACGTAAAACTCGTATGGGAACTAATGGAAGAAGGGAAATTAATAAAAAAAGGGAGCATAAGTAAGCTAGAAGTTCTGCCTGGTGATGTTCAACAGTTCCGGCTTCCGATAACAACGTCTTTTGCTAATCGTAAGTCTTACTTCTTAAATATTCATTATACTTTAAAGAAGGCTGAACCATTTTTAGCACCAGGTTATGAAATAGCTTATGAACAATTTCCATTAAACGAGATCTCTGCAAAAACCGATACACCTCTAACATACGCGCACTTAAAGTCCTTAAAAACAAAAGAAAAACTCAGCATTAGCGGTAAAAACTTCAGGGTGGAATTTGACTTAAATGCTGCGGTACTGAGCAGTTATACTTTTGATGGCGAAACGTTAATCCAGAATGGCCCGCATCCGGATTTCTGGAGAGCACCCACTGATAATGATATTGGTTCTGGCTTTAACAAGTCCATGAGGATGTGGCGCAATGCATACAACCTTGGTAAAGCCATTGATGTGAAATTTTCTGAACTAGAGACAGGGCTGTTCGAAGTCGTATTTAAAAAGGAACTTGTTAACGGAGATGCAATCGCCGAACAAACATTTTTAATTTATGGTGATGGAAGTATTCGGGTAAATAATAAGTTCACACCCATTAAGGGGGACTATCAATTACTGATGCGTATCGGCAATAACTTGGCCATGAGCAAAAATTTAAACCAAATTCAGTGGTACGGCCGTGGGCCGGGAGAAAACTATTGGGACAGGAAGTCGGCTACTCTTGTAGGATTGTATACCGGGCAGGTAAAGGATCAGTACATTCCATATGCCCGTCCCCAGGAAAGTGGCAACAAAACAGATGTACGCTGGGTAAGCTTTGCAGATAAAAAGGGCAAGGGCCTGAAAATAGAGTATACAGATAGCTTACTTAATTTTTCTGCAATTCCTTATAGCCTTGATGATTTAGACCCCGAACAAGATAAAAAACAGTACCATTCTGGAGAATTAGTGGCAAGAGATCAGATTTATGTACATTTAGATTTGCAACAAACAGGTTTGCAGGGAATTGATAGCTGGGGCGCCTGGCCATTAAAAGAGTATATGGTGCCTTACCAACCCAGTACCTATAGTTACCAGATTAGACCTTTGACCAAAAAAAATAAATAACCAACCTAAAATAACCTTATATGTTTAAAAGAACAATGTTGCTTGTTTCGCTCCTGGTTTATGCCTGCAGTGGTTTTTCACAAATTAATATCATTCCAAAGCCGGTAAGTTTAATCGTGCCTAAGGGAAATCAGGTTTTAAAAATTGATAAAAATACAGGCGTTCTGATAAAAGACCCTTCGCTTAAAAACTCAGCCGATTTCTTAAATTCTTATTTGACTGACTTTTACAACTTCAAACTTAATGAAACTTCAGGGCAAGGTCTTATTACGCTAAGCCTTAAGGCAGGTAAAAATAAAACGAAAGGAGCCTATCAGCTTACCGTCAATAAAAAAGGAGTGCTTATAGAAGGCTCAGATGCTTCCGGCGTTTTTTATGGAGTACAATCACTGATACAGCTGTTGCCAACGGATCAGGGAGTTGCTTTAGCTATTCCCTACGTGTCTGTAACCGATGCACCACGTTTTGCTTATAGAAGCATGCACCTGGATGTCGCCAGACATTTTTTTCCAGTGTCCTTTGTGAAAAAATATATCGATTACCTGGCACTTCACAAGATGAACAATTTCCACTGGCACCTTACAGACGACCAGGGTTGGAGAATTGAGATTAAAAAATAT
The nucleotide sequence above comes from Pedobacter sp. MC2016-14. Encoded proteins:
- a CDS encoding glycoside hydrolase family 2 TIM barrel-domain containing protein, giving the protein MRYLYFIKFAFLSSLIVFAKGLFAQELPYELLATDVVAVNRQPMKASAFAYENKALATQRSKEKSAYFLSLNGNWKFNWVKDPRQRPLNFFKNDFNDSKWDNFKVPANWELHGYGTPIYINTSYEFTGHAKKGAQLNPPYDIPVDNNPVGSYRKKVVIPESWDGRQVFIHLGAVKSAFFIWVNGQKVGYSEDSKLEAEFDLTKYLKKGENLIALQVYRWSDGSYLECQDMWRISGIERDVYLYATPKLDLRDFKAIATLDKSYKNGLLDIQAEIANYKVDQSGFHSIPDTFSVEMELLNAEGQQVMFQKTKTVHSVLGNYNTKVHFKGAVADVKTWSAETPYRYTLFLTLKDKSGKLLQVVPQQLGFRSVEIKDRNFLVNGKRIFLKGVNRHEHHPKNGHVLAKEDMLKDVEMMKKLNINAVRQSHYPPDPYWLELCDQYGLYVVDEANIESHGRGYEIPYTLGNDKNWLHAHMERITRMYERDKNYTSIITWSLGNEAGNGVNFYEGYEWMKKHDLRPVQYERAESDFNTDLMVPQYPAPSSMIAYSKGNPDKVMIMSEYAHIMGNGLGNFKEYWDAIRKYPYLQGGFIWEWVDQSIDTVKNGKRILAYGGDFPLEGPADNNFSDNNFCVKGVVTAYRELTPMAIEVKKVLQPVQSVLKKGYLLEVKNEYFFRNLDNVKLVWELMEEGKLIKKGSISKLEVLPGDVQQFRLPITTSFANRKSYFLNIHYTLKKAEPFLAPGYEIAYEQFPLNEISAKTDTPLTYAHLKSLKTKEKLSISGKNFRVEFDLNAAVLSSYTFDGETLIQNGPHPDFWRAPTDNDIGSGFNKSMRMWRNAYNLGKAIDVKFSELETGLFEVVFKKELVNGDAIAEQTFLIYGDGSIRVNNKFTPIKGDYQLLMRIGNNLAMSKNLNQIQWYGRGPGENYWDRKSATLVGLYTGQVKDQYIPYARPQESGNKTDVRWVSFADKKGKGLKIEYTDSLLNFSAIPYSLDDLDPEQDKKQYHSGELVARDQIYVHLDLQQTGLQGIDSWGAWPLKEYMVPYQPSTYSYQIRPLTKKNK